One Mycolicibacterium sarraceniae genomic window carries:
- a CDS encoding Rrf2 family transcriptional regulator: protein MRMSAKAEYAVRAMTQLASVDTGGLVKTDDLAKAQGIPAQFLVDILSDLRTDRLVRSHRGRDGGYELGRPAAEISIADVLRCIDGPLASVRDIGLGDLPYSGPTAALTDVWRALRASMRSVLEETSLADVACGQLPDHVASLAHDYLGQEGRRGHSG from the coding sequence ATGCGGATGTCAGCCAAGGCCGAGTATGCCGTCCGCGCCATGACCCAGCTGGCGTCCGTCGACACCGGTGGGCTGGTCAAGACCGATGATCTGGCCAAGGCCCAGGGAATCCCGGCCCAGTTCCTGGTCGACATTCTGTCTGACCTGCGCACCGATCGGCTGGTCCGTAGCCATCGCGGCCGCGACGGCGGATACGAACTGGGCCGTCCGGCCGCGGAGATCAGCATCGCCGATGTGCTGCGCTGTATCGACGGGCCGCTGGCCAGCGTGCGTGACATCGGCTTGGGGGACTTACCCTACAGTGGGCCGACGGCGGCACTGACAGATGTGTGGCGGGCGCTGCGCGCCAGCATGCGCTCGGTACTCGAGGAGACCAGTCTGGCCGATGTGGCCTGCGGGCAACTGCCCGACCATGTCGCCAGTCTTGCCCACGACTACCTGGGCCAGGAGGGCCGGCGCGGCCACAGCGGCTGA
- a CDS encoding TDT family transporter, with the protein MATPRSRVEVLGSIGPNWFASVMGTGIVANAGATLPVHVWGLRGFAEVVWVIAALLLVVLITLVGVHWLRYPTVARTHARNPQMAHFYGAAPMALMTVGGGAVLIGGDLIGEHLAVDLSWVLWTAGTIGGLFTAVSIPFLMFTQHNVEPDAAFGGWLMPIVPPMVSAANGALLISHMEPGTGRTTMLYGCYAMFGLSLVAALIIITLIWSRLALYGTSGTARVPTLWIVLGPIGQSITAAGLLGLNAAGAVPHELAEDMNAFAVLFGVPMWGFAVLWIALATSLTVRTLRRGMPFALTWWSLTFPVGTFVTGTTQLAVHTQLPAFKVAAVIAYVGLLSTWLLVAVRTARGSVTGDLLNPPPAAGPIKAHKDPAP; encoded by the coding sequence ATGGCAACACCGCGTAGCCGGGTCGAAGTACTCGGCAGTATCGGACCCAACTGGTTCGCATCGGTGATGGGCACCGGGATCGTGGCGAACGCCGGCGCGACGCTGCCGGTTCACGTGTGGGGCCTGCGCGGCTTCGCCGAGGTGGTCTGGGTGATCGCGGCACTGCTGCTCGTAGTGCTGATCACGCTGGTGGGAGTGCACTGGTTGCGGTATCCGACGGTCGCGCGCACCCATGCCCGCAACCCCCAGATGGCGCACTTCTACGGTGCGGCGCCGATGGCTCTGATGACCGTTGGCGGTGGCGCGGTGCTGATCGGCGGCGACCTCATCGGCGAACACCTCGCCGTCGACCTGAGCTGGGTGCTGTGGACCGCAGGCACCATCGGGGGACTGTTCACCGCGGTGAGTATCCCGTTCTTGATGTTCACCCAGCACAACGTCGAACCCGACGCCGCGTTTGGCGGCTGGCTGATGCCAATCGTCCCGCCGATGGTCTCGGCCGCCAATGGCGCGCTGCTCATCTCGCACATGGAACCGGGCACCGGGCGCACTACCATGCTCTACGGCTGTTATGCGATGTTCGGGCTGTCGTTGGTGGCCGCGCTCATCATCATCACGCTGATCTGGAGCAGGCTTGCGCTCTACGGAACATCGGGCACCGCCCGAGTTCCCACGCTGTGGATCGTTCTCGGCCCGATCGGCCAATCCATCACCGCCGCAGGACTTCTCGGCCTTAACGCGGCGGGGGCCGTCCCGCACGAACTGGCCGAGGACATGAACGCCTTCGCGGTCCTGTTCGGGGTGCCCATGTGGGGCTTCGCGGTGCTCTGGATCGCGCTGGCCACCTCGCTGACCGTGCGCACCCTGCGCCGCGGTATGCCGTTCGCGCTGACCTGGTGGAGCCTGACCTTCCCGGTCGGCACGTTCGTCACCGGCACCACACAGCTGGCCGTGCACACCCAGCTGCCCGCGTTCAAAGTGGCCGCCGTGATCGCCTATGTCGGTCTGCTGAGCACCTGGCTACTGGTCGCGGTGCGCACCGCCCGGGGCAGCGTCACGGGCGATCTCCTGAACCCGCCGCCGGCGGCCGGGCCGATCAAGGCACACAAAGACCCTGCGCCCTGA
- a CDS encoding VOC family protein has protein sequence MPIATTAVDHLRLTVTDITASRRFYDNAFGWPVFAALPDDADDTTREQLAFLLRGGCAGTFGANRRFGREKGSGRRVFVCLDRPGRRRRVQEIARDAAPGGAHRDQ, from the coding sequence ATGCCGATTGCCACCACCGCGGTTGACCACCTGCGGTTGACCGTCACCGACATCACCGCCTCGCGCCGGTTCTACGACAACGCGTTCGGCTGGCCGGTTTTCGCCGCGTTGCCCGACGACGCCGACGACACCACCCGTGAGCAGCTCGCGTTCCTCTTGCGCGGCGGTTGCGCTGGAACTTTCGGGGCGAACCGTCGGTTTGGGCGTGAAAAAGGATCAGGGCGCAGGGTCTTTGTGTGCCTTGATCGGCCCGGCCGCCGGCGGCGGGTTCAGGAGATCGCCCGTGACGCTGCCCCGGGCGGTGCGCACCGCGACCAGTAG
- a CDS encoding LLM class flavin-dependent oxidoreductase, translating to MEPDVNAKILKQWAQAIDEGPFSSLCWGERIAFGNPDSLTLLGALTGWTERVPLVATVIVPQLHNSVMLAKALATGDLLSGGRLTVGIGVGGRHEDYRAAGADPKTQTMRQMAERVAVMKRVWAGEKVTESVLPVGPAPARDGGPRLLVGTTGPKTLRSAAQWADGITGISLDLDLDKQNELFDVARAAWAEAGKPKPHLATSFWFAIGDGAAPRARVAQHLLHYMNWIPREYVEAMAPTTGWAGTDEELVAVLRGFAAIGTSELHLIPTSTDIGQLRRVADLVGEISA from the coding sequence ATGGAACCGGACGTCAACGCAAAGATCCTCAAGCAATGGGCCCAGGCCATCGACGAGGGACCGTTCTCCTCGTTGTGCTGGGGTGAGCGGATCGCGTTCGGCAATCCGGACTCGCTGACCCTGCTGGGTGCGCTGACCGGCTGGACCGAGCGGGTCCCGCTGGTGGCCACCGTGATCGTTCCGCAGCTGCACAATTCGGTGATGCTTGCCAAGGCGCTGGCGACCGGAGACCTGCTCAGTGGCGGACGGCTCACCGTCGGCATCGGTGTTGGCGGTCGGCACGAGGATTACCGCGCGGCGGGTGCCGACCCGAAAACCCAGACCATGCGGCAGATGGCTGAGCGGGTGGCGGTCATGAAGCGGGTCTGGGCGGGGGAGAAGGTCACCGAATCGGTGTTGCCGGTCGGGCCCGCACCCGCCCGGGACGGCGGCCCGCGACTGCTGGTCGGCACCACCGGCCCCAAGACTCTGCGCAGTGCGGCCCAGTGGGCCGACGGCATCACCGGCATCTCGCTGGACCTCGACCTGGACAAGCAGAACGAGCTGTTCGATGTCGCCCGCGCCGCGTGGGCGGAGGCGGGCAAGCCCAAACCCCATCTCGCGACGTCGTTTTGGTTCGCCATCGGTGACGGCGCGGCGCCGCGCGCGCGGGTCGCGCAGCACCTGTTGCACTACATGAACTGGATTCCGCGCGAGTACGTCGAGGCGATGGCGCCGACCACCGGGTGGGCCGGTACCGACGAGGAACTCGTCGCGGTGCTGCGCGGGTTCGCCGCGATCGGCACCAGCGAGCTGCACCTCATCCCGACCAGTACTGACATCGGCCAGCTGCGTCGCGTCGCGGATCTTGTTGGCGAGATTTCCGCCTAA